In Flavobacterium hankyongi, the genomic window ATTGGAGGAATTTTCCAACTCCAGTAATGCTTTGTATTGTGGACGTGACAAATGAGTTGGTTTATTTTGAACCTGTTAAGAGTGCCATAAGAAAATCATTTATTAAATATGCCGAGCAGAAAACATTTTCGTATAAGATACAAAAAAGTAATGAATTGAAATTGGATAACTTATATCCATTTTTAGCTGCTTATTTTCAAGAAAAAAATATAATGATTGCAGAAATCAACACAACAACATTCATTTCAATGTATGGAGAATACAATAGCTTTTTTGATGAAAATTATGGGCGCGATGAATTCATGGGAATCGAAATAAGTCGAATTTTATTTTTAAAACATATATATAATAATTTAGAGTTTCTTTGCCAGTATTATGAAATAAAATGGAAACTCGAACCATTAAGTCATTATTTTAGAGAAAGTCAGAAGATATTTGGAAAAGATTATTATCTATATGAGTATCATAACGATGTGATTATCGATAAATTGAAGAAGGTTATGATTCCAATTTTATTAGCAATTCGTGAACAAATATCAGAAGTAGAAAAGGAATATTACATTTCTACAAACTTACCGTTATTTAACATCGCTATAAACATTCGAGACAATGGACAGTTTCCCTTTGAATTATAATTTTACGGCAGCTAAAAGAAGTATTAAGAAAATTGGGGTTTAAGGTTTAATGAAACGGTCTTTTCGTATATTTGGTTTCAGTCCTAATGGAAAGGTTCGGGAAAAAATCTCCAACTTCTTAAAGTTGGCAGGATGTTATAAACAAGCTTTGCAAAACGAAACAAATTGATAATTATGACCCAAAACAAAATCATCCCTTTCGGAAAATATAAAGATCAACCAGTTGAAATTTTAATTAATGATCCTGAATATAGAAATTGGTTGTTATCACAAAGTTGGTTCATTCAAAAATTCCCTGAATTAAAAGTAATTATCATAAATAACTTCAAAGAACCAACAAACACTCCTGAACATAATAAATTACAAGCACAATTTTTAGATAAGGAATATTGCTTAAAACTTTCAAAAATTGTATTTCCATATTTATATGCCAATATTGTGAAAATACCTGAAAGATGGAATTTTTCATTCGGTAAGGACTTAATTGATGTAAAGATCGAAAGAAGACAATTTGAAAATGCTGGCATTGATGTTTCCTTAAGCTTTATGTTCACTTTCAAAGAAACAATGGACTTATTAAATGACGGAACATATAAGTATTTAGGGAAAGATACTTATGAAACATTCCCTTTAAACATAGAAATAAAACCCACTGTCAGTGATGATTATCCTACAATATTAAGACAAATGAAAGCGTCAAAGTCTAATGTCTTATTTTTAGTTGAATATACAGGAATTGGAATAGACATAGAAACTTTTATCAAATACTTTGCTAACGAAAAAATCAAAGTTATTTTTAAGAGTGAACTAGATTAAGCCAGCTCATAACAGCGGTTTAGATTAATAATATTAATATGTTCTATTTTTATTGATTGTTTTTATGGCTTTACTTTTTAAGTACACAATAAACACTTTTTAATTTAGTTCAATTCTTTTTTTTCTACTAGTCGATAAATCATTTAGAAAATATTTTGAGGATTGCAATTATCTAATATTTTTCTACAAAATCATTGCAATGATATTGCAACCAAACTGCAACCATTAGTTTAAATTTGGTTGCTTTAATTTGAACACTAAAACTTTATGCTGAATATAATAACCATTTAAAAGCTATTTTAATAAAAAAATTGAGTTTTTAAATGATTGCAATTTTAGTTGCAACTAAAGTTAGATACGTTAATTTAGTATAGAGTTTATCTTATTCTTCTATTGAAAACTTGACAATGAACAATGTGAAAAGGATTATCTTTTCAACGCAAAATGTCCTTTTATATCTCTACCATCTTCCAACTTTATAGAGTACCAATAATCAGAAGAAGGTAATGGCTGTCCTAGATAAGTGCCATCCCACCCTTGGGAAGTTGGATTCAATTGCTTGATTAGTTTTCCAAAACGATCAAAAATATGGATTTCTGTTTTAGTATTTATTTTACTGCTTATTCCTTGAATGTTCCAATAATCATGATAACCGTCTCCATTAGGTGTAAAATATTTTGGAATTCCTAAAACACTTACTTCTTCTTTTGAAATCCCACAACCATTTAAGTCTTTTACATAAACAGTATAAACACCCGCAGGTAAATTGTAAAATATGTTTGATTCTTGAAAGTTAATAGCATCTAAACTATACACATAGTTCCCATCACCTGTTACATTTACAATTATTGAATTCGACTCGGACAAATCACTAACTTGAATGTTTGAAATAGTAGCAAGGTCAGAAGCAACTACATTAATAGTTCTTGTTCGAGTACAGCCAAAAGCGTTTTTAACCTCTACTGCGTAAGTCCCTTCTTGATTAACATTTAGTGTATAGTTTGTCTCATTAGAAAGTATAATCCCATCTTTCTTCCAGATGTAAGTATAATCATTTATTGAAGTCCCATCTTCAATTCCCGCATTGAGAATTTTAGTGATCGTCAATTCGTTACATACGATTTCATTTCCGTTTAAATTGATTTTTGGAACAGGATGAACTACAAAAGGAATATTGTAGATTGATTTACAGTTTACATTATTAGGATTAACTATCTCAACACGTACATTTTGTGTAGCTGTAATAAATGGATTAGGGAGTGGACTAGCTAATGGATTATTATTTTGATCATAATAATTGACTATCATACCAGTTTGATTGCCTAAAATCGAATTTTGGAATGTTGATGTATCAAAAGCAAATAATCCGTCTTGATTCATTGGATTTAATTCATCATCACAAACTGTAGATAAAGTTGTACTTATTGGGAAAGCTTCAGGTAAATCATCTACAATAAATTTTATTGTTGTTTCATAGTTACAAGCTGTTGGCGTGTTATTAGTCACAATTGCTTTAATAATTTGTGAAGCTGTTACAAATGGATTTGACAATGGACTTGGTAAAATATTATTATTTTGATCATAATAAGCAACAGACACATTGGTTAATCCGTTTAATAAACTTGACTGTAAATTTGTTGTATTAAATGGATATAGTCCATCTTGATTATCATCACAAAATCTGTACTCTTGTGGCTGTACAATAGGAATTCGTTCAACATTTAATGTTATGTGTTGCCCCAATCCTAGACAATCATTATTTACAGCACTATCTACTCTAATGTAAATATTTTGAGAATTAGGATAACCCGTGTTTCTATAATTCGAAATGTCAATTATAGCATTTTGTTCCCCAAGTGCGTCTTGTAAATTGCGATAATAAGATATAATTAACTGCTGTCCTATAGGGAATAAACTTTGAATTTGTGGAGTGACACTACTGAAATCAAAACTACTTACACCATCTGTGTTTGTGCCTAAAATAGCATCATCACAAACTGTAAAATTTCTAGTAAAATTTGCAGGAATCTGTGTAGTTGATACACTTAAATTAAGTTGTGCTATCCTAAAACAACCATTTGTATTAGTTACTCTAACATATACTACATCATTACTTACTACTTGGTTGATATAAGTAGTAAAATTTGTTATGGGATTAACATTGTTTTGAGCATCTGAGACAGTTTCAAAATAGCTGAATGTTTCAGATGCAAAATTAGCAGATATTTTACTATTGGCTTCAGTTAGATTAAAACTACTAAAACCATCAATATTGTCGTCGCATTGTTTTAGGGAAACAATATTTGTAATGATTGGTAATGGAAAAACTTCAATTGTAAACGAAGTTGTGGCAAAACAATTAGCATTATCTACATTGCTGACTTTTACATAAATTGTTTCCGTACTATTGGTATTTACATAATTGGCAGGAGTTGCAATAATATTTGACAAACCTGCATCAATAAAATATGTAATAGTAAATTGACTTGGTGACTGCCCGTTTAGGATTTCAGTTGCTTTTTGGGACAAATCAAAACGAATTTTCCCATCAGTATCTGTACCAAAAGTCGTATTGTCACAAGAAGTCAAACTAGATATATTTGTCGTGGAACTTGGTGTGTCGAAAACATCTATATTAAATGCTGTAGTTGCTTTGCAAGCGTTATTTTGAATGTTATAGACTTCTGCTATTATCGATTGTTGTTGATAAGCAATTACATTTTGATAATTAGTAGGTGTTACAATAAATATATTATTACTGTAATCTGTAGCATTGGCAAAGTATTTTACTTTGAACTGGTTAGGATTTTGACCATTTAGAATTGCCAAATCTAATGTGGTCAAATCAAAAGTATAAAACCCATTATTATTATTGTCACATTCTAAAATGTCCAAAGGCTGAGTTGCTGTTGGCACTGAAGATATAATAATATCTCTTGTTTTAGTCCCTGTTATGCCATTATTATTAGTTGCTGTCACCGAAACTGTGTATGTCCCTGGATTAGTGTAAGTGTGATTCCCAACTATACTATTTTGTATTGGACTACCATCACCAAAATTCCATAATGCATTAACAATATTTTGATTAGTATTTAATGAAAATTGTGCTACTTCTCCAGCACATGCATTTTCAGCCTCAATTTCTGGAATAAAGAAAAAAGATTGATTGAATGCAGGAAGTCCTAAAATAGATACTTTCCCTGCCAGATCAACATTGTTTAATAAAACATTACAACCAATTCCAATAATATCAGGGTTATTTATTGAGCTTAATTTATTAGACCCAAATTGAGCAATATATATTTTTTTATCAGGCCCAAGTTGTAAAGCTCCTGGAAAATCAGAAAAAGTATGAACTAGAACTTGTGAAGCAGGAATATTACTGGCATTTAAGTCAAACTGATATAGTTTTCTACTAATATTTGTTGTTAAATATAATAATTCACTATTTGGCGAAAATTCAGCACCATATAATTGTCCTGTATCATTATTAATTAGTGTAATGGGGTTTGAAATTACTCCAGTAGTATTATCAAAATCAAACAATTGTGCTAAATATAAGAACTGATGGCAAACAGCCAATTTTTTACCATTGGGAGATATTTTCATATATCCCATTGAATTTGTATTATAAGTATTATTTACCACAACACCTACATTACTTGAGATTGTTGTTGGGCTTAATCCTGAAGAATTTAATAGATGAGAATAAAAGGCATTATTGCCAAAGCCATGTGTAACAACCCAAAAATCAGTATTATTCGAATGTTTTACGATTGAAATTTTTTCACAAGTAGGTGCATAAACTAAAACATTTTTATCCGTAGTAACACCTCCTAGCCCTCCATCTAAATTCAAATCAATTATGGAATACCTAAAACCATTTGGCCCAGCCACAACATCGATTGTGAAAACATAAAATAAATTAGAAGATCCTGGTTTTGGCACAATAGTAGCCGATTGTGTAGTTGAAGAGTGTCCCATCAAGCCAGCACCATTTAACATCACTTGATGATTACGATTGTAAACTGTAATACCATCAGTGTAAAATAACAGTTGTCCATTGCTGTCAGATAATGTTGCACAACCTTCCTCAGTATTAAGTTGACCATTTGTAAGGGCAACTGGAACACCACTATTAAAATCTAACCCTGCCTTGTTGCCAAAATACCAAATATTTGCTTCTCCTTGTGCATGAGACAATATTGATGAGAATAAAGCTAATATCAAAAGTATAAAACTAAATTTTTTATTTATCAATTTGCCCATTCAATATTTAATTTAATCTCTAGATTAATCTCTGGATATGAATAGGTAATACTATTTGGTTTTGTAGTTGTATAATTTGAAAAACTCAAAATACGATAATCTGGAGGACCATTTAATAAATCAGCGCCTGCGATATTATCATCTATATCTGCTAAAGTAAACAATAAAGATTTTGATGGATTTATGAATAAATTTTGACCCGATACGTCCCAAGTCATTGTTCCTTGATTTTCTATAATTGGAGACAAAAACCATCGCCTATATGAATATGTGCTATTTAAGAAATCTCCTAATTTAGATTTGGCAAAACCAAATTGTAAATCAGCCAAATGATTTGGATTAGTGTTTGGATATTCAGGGTCATAACTAGAATTCACATTGTAAAAAGAAATCACCTGCAATCCATTAATTTTGATTGCATTACCTCTTTGAATATTTATATTCAAATGCTTTTCAGCCACACTACCATTAGCATTTTTACATCTTATATAGATTGTTTTTTGTCCTAGCTGATCAAAATTAAAGCGTAAATTAAAATTATTATCTAAATTTTGAACAGTATAACCTCCTGTAGTAAAATTATCTAACGAAACCCAAACAGCTTGTGTGGTTTCATTTGTTGTGACATTAACAGTAAACTCTTCATCTATTGAAGGGTTTGTTGTTGAACTATTCAAACTAATTTCAAAACCACTTCCTCCATCCCCTGCTTCTTGATCTTCACTCGAACATGAATAACAACAGTAGATAATAGAAAAAATAACACATTTAAGAATTTTCATGTTTAAAATTTTATTTTAATGTTATCTATCTAAATCTTATCCCAATACTTTAAAATAATTCTTAACTCCTTTGCAGATTTTAATAATTTTTTTTCCAATTCAGTATTTGTAAATATTATATTAAATTTTTCATTATTTTCTTGAATTTCCTCCTTACTGATAAGAGGAAGTACCCTCTTATTTAATTCATTTAAATGTAAAGTTTGTGATTTATCATCATAGTTTGGAAGTTCTCCATTTTTTAACCTAAAAACTATCACTTGTAGATAATCTTCTATATTTTCATATGAAATAGATACAGTCCTTTTATAATCAGTATATTCAACATCATAAAAAACATTTCCATTCTCTGTTACTTTTAATAATTCAAATCCAAATTCTTTAAGTAAAAAAGAGAAAAATAATTCTACTAATTCTATATATTTTTTACCGTTAATCATTGTTATCATGGTGTTATTATTTGAAATGCATTAGGATGAAGTTTTAAATAATTTTTAATCATATTTTGTTCCATCTGATAGAAAATACTTGGTGCTCCTCTATTAGGGTCTAAACCGATATTTATAATTGGTCTTCCGCTTCTCATTTGCTGCAATAACCATTGACGATTGTAAGTCATCATCTGGCTTGTAATTTGATCTGCTGTACCTGTGAATTTAGGCATATTATTCAGGATAACAGAACTTGGGTGCTTAGCGGCTTCCATACCAACTCGTTTCATTCCTTCTCCCACAATCGTAGGCACTTCCTTAATAGCAAGTTTTGTTCCATTCCCACTTATGACACCTGCACCGCCTCCGCCACCTGCAAACATTAGAGGTAAGGTTCCAAAAGAAAGCACTCCTTCGTCTGTACTTGTAGATGTTCCATTTAGATTTCTCATACTACCATCCCCTACACTTCTCCCCATCATATATTGAACAGGAATATTAATTGTGTTTGCCATGCCATATACAGTCCTTTGTAGCAAATTACCTTCAGAAAGTGCTGTCATATTTATACCTAAAAAGGTATGTTGCGTAGGCATTTGAATCACCGCTTGTGATGGCTGAAACCCCTCATTTTGCCAACCTCCGGTTAATTGATGATTAGAAAAGCTAGGAGTAGATGGCAGGTACACTTTCTCTGACTTTTTATTACTTCCAAAAATAGATTTCCATTGTTTAGTAAACCAGTTTCCTATGCTTCTTAAATTATTGTCAACCCATCCACCTTTTGCAAAACCAGCCTGTTTAAAACCTATATTTCTATTTGCCCAGTTCTTTATACCCAATTCATCCCAATTTTGTGCAAGATTTGCAATAGCATTACCTAATGCGCTTTGCTGGGTTTCATTCATCCCCCCTGTTTCAGGATTTCCGTTGTATTCTTCACCAGAAGGATCTACATATTTTAATGGATTATTCAATACATACCCATAACGATTATAATTTTGGGTATTAAAAGGGTTTTGAATAAAATTATCTGGTTGTAAAAATCTATGCAATTTAGGGTCATATATACGACCGTTCATATGAACTAAACCAACACTTTGTAGGTGTTCATGACCTGTATAACCTCTATCAAGTATGGTTAGAAACTCAAGTTCATTATTATTTTTGTCTTTAATAGAAGCGATTTCTCCCCATGCATCAAAAGAACGTTTTTCTACTACTTCGGCTAAATCGTTTGTAATTGCAACAATTGTACCTAGATAGTCTCTGTGAAGATAGAAATAATTTTGAGCAGTTCCATCACTTTTTAATATAACTGGAGCGGTATAGGCATCTCCTCCTAAATAGGTTACAAATTCACTCTTGTTGTTTGCAACATCAAAATTGATTTCCATTGTCCCGTCGAAAGAATAATATTTACGCTTAGGACGAGTGGTTTTATCATCGTTAAGATTTCCATAATACATGGCACATCTGCTATCAAACGGATTGTATAAATAATTTATTTTATCAACTCCTTGTTCTGTTATCTTTACAGGACTTTTAAAAACATTATAATCAACCTCTTGTAAGGGGTTTTTCTTGTAATATTGTGTAGCTTCAAAAGTTGTGGCAACAGATGTGTTTCTGTAAAACTTAGGAATAGCAGAGGCAATGTCTGTATAATTATAATTTCCTAAATCATTTCCAGTGATTCTTCCTTTATTATCATAGCTCTGTTTGTTTTTACCACCTGTTTTAATTAACATAAAATTGTCAATGTAAAATGTTCTAGGAGCACTTAATCCGGCAGTGTTCTCACTTTTATCAATTTTAATATAAACATTTACATTGTCTGTTTGAATTGTATGTTCAACTTCAAATACACCTTCAGTTATTAACCCTAAATTGTATTCAACAATAGCGTTTGTAACAGTATTTTCTTCGACAACAACTATTCTTGTTTTATATGAAGCTACAGCAGTTTCACCATCATCAAAATTTAATTTTACTTTATACTTATCACCAAAAACCGCTTTTTCCAGTACCTTTTTTTGAACTCCAGATTGAGGACTATTTGCTTTAACTTTTAACTTATCTGTATGTAGTTCAATAACAGCAGCATTGGTTACTACAAATCCTTCATTGGTATTTGAGAATTTTAAATTGTAAATCGTTTTTGAAGCTCCAGACCATTCTATAAGGCGATCAAGATTGTCGTAAGTAAAAGTCTCATTTGTATTAAACAAACTGTTAGTTCTACTGTTTAAATTTGACGTTACAGGATTAAAACTGTTTACTAATGTCATAATATTAGCTGTTGTCCCCGTTAAACTGTTAGTGTAATTATGACTTGTTTTTTCTAAAAAACCATATTGATCGTAAGTATTGGTTTGTAATATACCATTACCAAATTTACCACTTGTTAATTGTCCTCTTGCATCTACTGTATTAGTTTCCCAAAGAATTTTACCATTAGTATTACCACTTGAATCATCAACAATTTGCCAATGGAAACCAAGTTTATAGGTGTTTTTTATCCATTTTTCAGAAGATTTATTATCATTAAGATTTGTTGCTTTATAAAATTCTCTTAATGGTCTTCCAAACTCATCATATTCAATTTGTTTTTCAAAAATAGCTTTATTAGCATTTGTTTCAACTATTTTTGAAATTCTAGCATTGTTATCATAATTTATTAGATAGTCTATATGATGTCCTATTTCTGAGTAATCATCATATGCTACACTTTCTAAAAATTTTGTTGTAGTATTATAACCATAAATTGATTTTGAATTCGTTAAATCACCATTACTTCCTATAATGGTTTTTTCAATTAATTTCCCTGAATTATTCAATTTATATTCTGTTATTCCTTTAGGAGCAATTTCCTTAGTTAATTCACCATATTCATTATACTCATAAATATATTCTCCAGCAGAAGCGTCTTTTAATTTACTTTTTCTTCCCCAGCCATCATATTCTAATTCTGTAATACTTCCTTCAAAATCTGATTTTTTTAGATTTCCATCAGCATAATAAGTATAATTTATAGTTCCTCCATTATCTGTTACAGAGATTGGTTGTCCTAAAGAGTTTTTGGTAGTTATAATGTTTTTTATTCCATCATTGCTTGTTGTTGTTAGTCCTGTATAATTTAACGTGGTTATTTTTCCACTTGCATGGTTAATCAATTTTGGTCTTCCATATTCGTCATATGTTGTTGTTGTAAATTGAGAAGCATTATAACTACTACCATCGTATGGTTCACTTACTGAAATTGGTCTTCCATATATATCATACTGAGTGAAAACAGTTGAATATTTTCCGTCTATATTTTTATTTGAAGATTTAATTACTCTGCCAAGACTATTATATACCAATGATGTGAAACTTCCATCATCAGAAGTACTGTTTACATATACTTCGTTTCCTGTACTTGAATTAGTGTAGGTTAAATATGTTTTTTTTCCTAAATAATCAGTAACTGTTTTTTTCTTTCCCCATGTATCATAATCATAAGTGGTAGTTAAGCCATAAGGGTCAGTTTCTGATGTAAGCGTTCCTTTTGTAAAATCATAGTTGTATAAAGTTTGTAATCCTTCATTAGTTATGCTTTTAGTTAAGTATCTTCCAGTAGGATCATATTCGAATATTGCTACACGACTTGCTGTGCCGTTAGCTGAAATTGTTTTCTTAATAAGATTTCCAAAAGGGTTGTATTCTAGATCTTCTGTGACTTCATTTGTTAGATGTCCTTTCTTTTTAATTTGTGTTAAATTGTTGCCAGTATAGCTGTATGTTTCTTCTGAAGTTTTTGTATCGACTGGAACAGCACTATTATAATTTGTAACAGAAGAAGTTTTTTTGTTCAATCTGTCTACAATATATGGCGCAGATGTTGCAGAATAATAATCTAAAGTTGTAGTCTCACTTTCTTCAATTGTACTTCCTAACTTTGTATTGGTAGTAATAGTTTTAGGGTTATTGTTTGAATCGTACCCAGTAACTATTTCTTTTGAAGTATTCTCAACACCGTTTTGTTCTACAGTTGAAATGTTATTTAGTTTAAAAACTTTATTAGGAAAAAGTTGATAATCATAACCCATTGTAGTTTTAGAAATAAAACTAGAAGTCGAAAAATTAGTCACATTACCATAAACTTCACCAAAAACAGTATAACTTTCATAAGGCGCTCCTTTTTTATTGATATCAAATTTTGTTAGATTGGTAATAATTGGAAAATTGTTATCATACCAGTTGGTTTTTGCTATTGCTCTAAATCCAAGAAATCCTTTTCCGTCTACACTGCTTACAGCTCCATAGTATCTATACATTTGTTTTTTGTAGTCCGTGTGAGAGAAAACTTCTAATAAATTTACTACTTGAAAATTAGTTGCAGAAGTGATATCAAAATTAGGGTAATCTTCTGTGTAAGTAGATGGATAATAATCAAAGGCTCCATAACTATCAGGGTCAATATTTTTTAAGCATGTATAATTGATTGCATTTACAACACCATTTCCTAAAGTAATAGATCTAAGCAATCTATCTTTATTGAAATCCTTTTGTGATTCAAAATGAATAATCCTATTGTTGGTTATAAAATTAAGCTCAGATTTTAATGTACTTTTATTGTTATTCAAAAAGATAGGAAGCGCATTAGCTTTAATTGTTGGTTGTGTTCCTGATGAAGCAGACATTTCTTCAACAAAGTTGCTACCTATATTTTTGTAATTTTTAATTAGAATAGAACCTTGTTGTAAATTGATCAATCTTACATCTTCATATATATTCTGAGCAAAAATTAAATCAGTTTTTCCATCTTGGTTAAAATCGTTTGGGATTAGATAATACGTATATGTTCTTGATCCACTTTGATAATTGGCTTGATATGGCACATCGTAAGTGGCATCTTCAATAATGAACTTTGAGCCAGTAGAAGAAAATTTAGTATAATTATTTCCAGTTCCTTTTGGTATAATAAAATCTGTTTTTCCGTCACCATTATAGTCTCCTAATAATATTTGGGTACTTATGTTTACTCTGCTATCGTTTGTTACAACAGGGCTCATTAGTACATTATTTGCATCGAAGGAGTAAACCTTAACACTTCCGTTTTCAAAAATGATTATATCAGATTTTCCATCTCCATTGACATCATCAATAATTATTTTAGAACTACCAGTTATAGATAAGTTACCAATTACACTGACATTGTTTGATATAAGTCTTCTATCTAGATTTACAACATATGCTCTACCCCCAGGAAAAGTTTGTGTATATGTTGAACATCCTTGAGTTACGGTAAAATCAAAAGGTTTTTCAACAATTAATACTTCTGTTAAACCATCTCCATTAAAATCACCACCCAAATATTCTTTAGGAATTTCTCTAATTATTTCAGCCCATTGAGGTTGATTTGGGTCAGGTATTGGTTTAACTATGCTTTCATTTTGAGAATCAGAAGATATTGATTGCTTTCCCAAAGGAGTACTCGTACATGGTTCAACCCAATATCCATACTCAAACTTAGGAAATTGATAATTAATTTCATATTGGTAGTATATTGGATTTACAGTACCAGAAGAATAATTTTTGAATGTAGTAATATTTGATGTTGTGTTATACTGAATAGCACACCAACCTTGCATTGGCATTAGTTTGTTGTTCTGACTTAACCAAGAAGTTGGTATTAATTCTCTAAAATACCCAATATTATGTTCATAAGCTATATTGGTAGTATTACCTTTTATATTAGAAAAATACCAATACTTTTTCTTTGCATCTACACCAGTAGTAGGATATAAAATAATATCTTGGCTCCCATCTCCATCAAAATCACCTGAAATAGTTCCAGAATTATTGTAATTAATGTTACTAACCGTTAAAGTTGTGCCAATATCTTTATATGATATAGTAGAAGGAGTATTATCATAAGTAAAAACAGTTGGGTTTAAGTTTTTAGTTTTATCTCCATTCTTTTCAGTGATTTTTACCAGCCTTTCATACCCTAAAGAAGTTGTGTCATATTCAAGTAAATAATTTTTAAAAGGAACATTGTTGTTAGTAATTTTAATTTCATCAATAAG contains:
- a CDS encoding RHS repeat-associated core domain-containing protein, whose product is MNLIQIIRKAIQISILLFALNSYSQDKNIGGIPVKGILPIKRGEIKSDANNFSKISNINGNTLTAGTPTGQSTEVGVTQGELSVSLTGAAQYNIPLSLPNGINGVVPQIGIGYNSQSGNGNAGYGWNLTGISCITRSGSTTYYDNKISTVNIDDNDRFMLDGQRLILKTGVYGYDGATYETENQSNLKITSFGRVKNGPEYFIIEYPDGSKAKFSGGGICSNFSYSENWKIISWESPQGIKIEYVYNCITGNNNYLSTIIYNYLNANSKSSVEFIYKNRVREEKAYPSYLNNYVDNKLIDEIKITNNNVPFKNYLLEYDTTSLGYERLVKITEKNGDKTKNLNPTVFTYDNTPSTISYKDIGTTLTVSNINYNNSGTISGDFDGDGSQDIILYPTTGVDAKKKYWYFSNIKGNTTNIAYEHNIGYFRELIPTSWLSQNNKLMPMQGWCAIQYNTTSNITTFKNYSSGTVNPIYYQYEINYQFPKFEYGYWVEPCTSTPLGKQSISSDSQNESIVKPIPDPNQPQWAEIIREIPKEYLGGDFNGDGLTEVLIVEKPFDFTVTQGCSTYTQTFPGGRAYVVNLDRRLISNNVSVIGNLSITGSSKIIIDDVNGDGKSDIIIFENGSVKVYSFDANNVLMSPVVTNDSRVNISTQILLGDYNGDGKTDFIIPKGTGNNYTKFSSTGSKFIIEDATYDVPYQANYQSGSRTYTYYLIPNDFNQDGKTDLIFAQNIYEDVRLINLQQGSILIKNYKNIGSNFVEEMSASSGTQPTIKANALPIFLNNNKSTLKSELNFITNNRIIHFESQKDFNKDRLLRSITLGNGVVNAINYTCLKNIDPDSYGAFDYYPSTYTEDYPNFDITSATNFQVVNLLEVFSHTDYKKQMYRYYGAVSSVDGKGFLGFRAIAKTNWYDNNFPIITNLTKFDINKKGAPYESYTVFGEVYGNVTNFSTSSFISKTTMGYDYQLFPNKVFKLNNISTVEQNGVENTSKEIVTGYDSNNNPKTITTNTKLGSTIEESETTTLDYYSATSAPYIVDRLNKKTSSVTNYNSAVPVDTKTSEETYSYTGNNLTQIKKKGHLTNEVTEDLEYNPFGNLIKKTISANGTASRVAIFEYDPTGRYLTKSITNEGLQTLYNYDFTKGTLTSETDPYGLTTTYDYDTWGKKKTVTDYLGKKTYLTYTNSSTGNEVYVNSTSDDGSFTSLVYNSLGRVIKSSNKNIDGKYSTVFTQYDIYGRPISVSEPYDGSSYNASQFTTTTYDEYGRPKLINHASGKITTLNYTGLTTTSNDGIKNIITTKNSLGQPISVTDNGGTINYTYYADGNLKKSDFEGSITELEYDGWGRKSKLKDASAGEYIYEYNEYGELTKEIAPKGITEYKLNNSGKLIEKTIIGSNGDLTNSKSIYGYNTTTKFLESVAYDDYSEIGHHIDYLINYDNNARISKIVETNANKAIFEKQIEYDEFGRPLREFYKATNLNDNKSSEKWIKNTYKLGFHWQIVDDSSGNTNGKILWETNTVDARGQLTSGKFGNGILQTNTYDQYGFLEKTSHNYTNSLTGTTANIMTLVNSFNPVTSNLNSRTNSLFNTNETFTYDNLDRLIEWSGASKTIYNLKFSNTNEGFVVTNAAVIELHTDKLKVKANSPQSGVQKKVLEKAVFGDKYKVKLNFDDGETAVASYKTRIVVVEENTVTNAIVEYNLGLITEGVFEVEHTIQTDNVNVYIKIDKSENTAGLSAPRTFYIDNFMLIKTGGKNKQSYDNKGRITGNDLGNYNYTDIASAIPKFYRNTSVATTFEATQYYKKNPLQEVDYNVFKSPVKITEQGVDKINYLYNPFDSRCAMYYGNLNDDKTTRPKRKYYSFDGTMEINFDVANNKSEFVTYLGGDAYTAPVILKSDGTAQNYFYLHRDYLGTIVAITNDLAEVVEKRSFDAWGEIASIKDKNNNELEFLTILDRGYTGHEHLQSVGLVHMNGRIYDPKLHRFLQPDNFIQNPFNTQNYNRYGYVLNNPLKYVDPSGEEYNGNPETGGMNETQQSALGNAIANLAQNWDELGIKNWANRNIGFKQAGFAKGGWVDNNLRSIGNWFTKQWKSIFGSNKKSEKVYLPSTPSFSNHQLTGGWQNEGFQPSQAVIQMPTQHTFLGINMTALSEGNLLQRTVYGMANTINIPVQYMMGRSVGDGSMRNLNGTSTSTDEGVLSFGTLPLMFAGGGGGAGVISGNGTKLAIKEVPTIVGEGMKRVGMEAAKHPSSVILNNMPKFTGTADQITSQMMTYNRQWLLQQMRSGRPIINIGLDPNRGAPSIFYQMEQNMIKNYLKLHPNAFQIITP